The genomic segment TGACGTAATTGAGTCAGCAGTGAGAATATATAACGGAAAACCACTAATAAACTCTGTTAATGGTAAAGACGAAGTAATGGCTTCCATATTTCCAATTGTTAAAAAATATGGTGCATGTGTAATAGGTTTAACTATTGACAAGGATGGCATTCCAAAAACGGCTGAAGGCAGGCTTAAAATAGCCCAGAAAATTGTACAAAAGGCTGAAGAGTACGGAATAGATAAATCAGATATTATAATAGATTGTCTTGTTTTAACTGCATCAGCGCAGCAAAGTGAAATTAAAGAGACAATTCGAGCAGTTGAACTTGTTAAATCTAATCTAGGAGTTAAAACTACTCTTGGAGTAAGCAATGTATCATTTGGTTTACCACAAAGAGAACTATTAAATAGAACGTTCCTTGCTGCAGCATTAACCGCTGGCCTTGATGCACCAATACTCAATCCTCTATCCCCCGATATGATGGCGACTATTAATGCATTTAATGTTTTATGGAATAAAGATAAAGCTTCAAAAAAATATATAGATGCTTATTCATCCTTTGAAGGAAAACCAGTTGGTAAAGAAGTTGTAAATGCTAAAGATTTAAATCAAACTATTATTGATGGTTTGAAAGAAGAATCTTCGAAAATAACAAAAGAACTTTTGAAAACTATGTCAGAACTTGAAGTTGTAAACAAATATCTAATTCCATCACTTGATATTGTGGGCCAAAAATATGAAAGCGGAGAAATATTTCTTCCTCAATTATTACAATCTGCAGAAGCAGTAAAGAAATCTTTTGAGGTAATCAAAGAAAGAATGATGGCAAGCACGGATAAAAAACTTAGCAAAGGTACAATTGTGCTTGCAACTGTTAAAGGAGATATACACGATATAGGAAAAAACATAGTGAAAATCCTACTCGAAAACTATGGATTTGAGGTAATTGACCTTGGTAAAGATGTACACGAGGATATAGTTGTTAATGCAGTTCGCAGCGGAAACATTAAATTAGTTGGTTTAAGTGCTCTTATGACCACAACAGTTAGGAGCATGGGTGAAACAATAAAAGCACTTAGAGACAATAACTTGGATTGCACTGTTCTTGTTGGAGGCGCTGTCTTAAATGAAGAGTATGCAAAAATGATAGGAGCAGATTATTATGCAAAAGATGCAACTCAAACTGTAAAATTTGCAAGAAAATTATTCGAATGTGAATAAGGGATGCATCCTGTGAACTATCGACCGCGTGACTCGAAATAAGAGCTTGAAACGTGAAATTCCATTAAGAAATTCTAATCTTTTGCAAATATTAAATTCTCTGACGCTCACATTCGGCTTACGGCCGGTTCACTAGCCTGACTTCCTGTCAGGCTCACGAGTATTTAATATTGGCAAAACAAGAATTTCTAAATGGAATTTCAATGTTTCTGCGCTTCTTATTTCGAGTCACTCTGGTCGATAGTTCATACCATTATGCATATCTATATTCAATGTCGGGACCCTTGCTCGACCCTGGAAGGAAATCGAAGGACGAAAAAATCCATTAAATTGTTGATTGTTTTTATTCTATTAATTAAATGATTCTATTCTTATTATACTTTCTATTTTGTTTACATTTTCTAGTTCTTTTATTTTTTCTAATGAATTTCGTATATTCTTTTCTTCACTCTTATGTGTAATAAATGCCAATATTACATAATTTTCAAGCATTACATCTTGAGTAACTGATACGATGCTAACATTGTTATTTCCAAAAATTTTTGCTGTATCTCCTAAAACTCCTGCCTTATCTTTAACGTTAAGTCTGATATAGAATTCTGATTCATTTTCTTCTGATTTTTTCACTCTTTTAAAATCACCTTCGTCACTTAGGGCCCTTGCATCAGAAGGCTTTACATTGTTTCTTAATATGGATATTATATCACCTACAACTGCACTCCCAGTTGGTAAATCTCCAGCGCCTTTTCCATATAGCATTAATTCTCCAACTGCATTTCCTTTTATCATAATCGCATTAAATGCATCGGCTACATTTGCCATTGGGTGGCTCGAAGGTATCATTGTTGGATGTACTCTTAACTCTAATTTGTTATTTTCTTCTTTAGCTATTGCTAAAAGCTTTATTGTATAACCAAATTTTTTAGCATATTCTATATCTATGTCACTAATACTTCTTATTCCTTCTCTGTAAATACAATCGTGATCTACCTTAGTTCCAAATGCTAGAGAAGACATTATCGCAAGCTTATATACAGCATCAAAGCTATCAACATCAGAGGTTGGATCTGATTCAGCATAACCCTTTTCTTGAGCCTCTTTTAGTGCCTCATCAAAGCTAATTCCATCCATTGTCATTTTGCTTAATATGTAATTAGTTGTTCCATTTATAATTCCAATTATCTGTTCAATCCTATTGGCTGTAAGACTCTCATTTATTTCACGTATTATTGGAATTCCACCAGCCACACTTGCTTCATAATAAAATAATACGTTTTCTTCCTCTGCTGTTTTAAATAACTCTTCGCTCCAGTTCGCGATAACTAATTTGTTAGCAGTTACAATATGTTTTTTAGCTTTCATTGCGCGTATCATATACTCCTTAGCTTCTTTTCTTCCACCAATAAGCTCAACCACAATTTTTATACTTTCATCATTTATAATATCATCAATACTATCTGTTAATATTTCCTTAGGTACATCTATATCTCTTTTTTTATTTATATCTTTTACGAGTATTTTAGCAACTTCTATTTCATAATTTGAACGTTTCATTATTTCTTTTCTATTTTCGTGAAGTATTTTCCATACACCTGTCCCAACATTTCCAAAACCTAAAATCGCTATTTTTACCTTTTCCATATTAATTTCCCCCTTTTAAATTGTCTCTTGCGGCTCTTAAATATTATTTCTTATCCACAGGTAATTATTAATTTTCAAATGCTTTATAAACTGCCCTAATTGCATTTTCAAGATCCTCATTTTCTATACCAATAATTATGCTTAACTCACTTGACCCTTGATTGATCATTCTAATATTTATATCATATTTTGATAATGCGCTAAGTACTTTAGCAGATATCCCCTTCGTTCTTATAATACCCTCTCCAACCACTGACATTAAAGCCATATTTGGGTGAATTATTAATGAATCTGGACTACATTGATTTTCAATTTCTTCTAATATTTCATCAATTTTATTCTCTAATTCAGAATCGTCAATTACCAATGAAATTGAATCTATCCCTGATGGGATATGCTCAAAAGATACATTATTACTTTCTAGAATTGAAAGAATCCTGCGACGATATCCTATATCTTTGTTCATAAGTGTCTTTTCCATTGCTATTACTGTAAAATCTTTTTTTCCTGCTATCCCTGTAATGTTTCCAACTTTAATTTCTGATTTATTACTTAAAATAAAGGTTCCATTATCTGTTGGCTTATTAGTATTTTTTATGTTTATTGCGATTCCATGATTTTTAACTGGAAAAACTGCCTCTTCATGAAAAACATTTGCACCCATATATGAAAGTTCCCTAAGTTCTTTATATGTTACCTCTTCAATAAGTTTGGGATTATTAACAATACTAGGATCCGCCATTAAGAGACCTGACACATCTGTCCAGTTTTCATATAGCTTCGCACCTACACCTCTAGCAATTATTGCCCCGGTAATGTCTGAACCACCTCTTGAAAAGGTTCTTATTTCACCATCCTTGGAAGAACCATAAAATCCTGGAATTACCGCTTTTTCTACTTTTGATAACCTAGTCTTTACGGCGTCGTAGGTTGCCTTTTCATCCAATCGTCCACTTTTCTTTAAAAAAATAATCTCAGCAGCATCAATAAATTCGTACCCCAAATATTCAGCTAATATTAAAGCATTAAAATATTCTCCCCTACTTGCTACAAATTCTTCTGAAGCTCCATTAATTATTTTTTCTTTAAGTTCTCTTAAATGTTTTGACATATCAATAGAAATCTTTAATTCACTACATAAAACAGTATATCTTTCTTCAATTAATTTAAATAATTCATCAAATGGTAGTGATTTTTTTACATGCTCATGGCACAAATATAAAAGATCTGTAATCTTATAATCACCTTTATTTCTTTTCCCGGGAGCTGATGGCACAACATAACGCCGCCTAACATCCGACAAGACAATATCTTTTACTTTTTGAAATTGTTTACTATCGCATACTGAACTCCCACCAAACTTTGCAACTATAACCTCCATAATTTTTACCCCCTAAATGTCTTAACTTTAAAAAACCTATGAATTCCAACTTACAGAAGGCACCGTATATATTACCTCTTATAAAAAAATTCATTAACCCATCTCCTGCAGAGCTGAAATGTACTTATATTCCTTTCAGAAAATGTCGCCCTGTTTCCTGTACTATGAATTAATGGTAATTTAGTGTTGAATTAATTATACTCGTTTTTTACAAAATGTCACCTGATTTTCGACATATTTATGCCACATAATCTATTTTTTTTAAATAATAAAAGCTGTGAAGTTATAACTTCACAGCTTTTATTATTATTTTGATTATAAAACTACACACAATTACTGGATATGAAATTCTTCAAATCCATTCCTCCTTGGGTTAGCACTCTTTATTTCTAATATATTTAAGACTTATACTTGGATTGCTAGTTTTTGTTGATCTAATCTCAAAATATTTTAAAGAGGCTACAAAAGGTGTAAGCTTTGCATAACCATAGTTTCTAGTGTCAAAATCAGGATACCGCTTATTAAGAGTGCTACCTAGTTCTCCTAAAAATGCCCAACCATCTTCATCTGAAATCTCAGTTATAATAGTTTTTATAGCCTCTACTAATTTACCGGGACTTATCATACCACCTTTTGATTCTTCTTGTATTTGTGCTCCTTTAACAGTCGCTATTTCAGTATGTCTTGGCGCCATTGAAGCTAATACTTCAAGATATTTAAATTTCTCACAAGCTGAAATGAAAGGTTTTGGAGTTTTCTTTTCTCCCATACCAATAACATACATACCGGCTTCGCGAAGTCGAGCTGCTAGTTTAGTAAAATCACTATCACTCGATACAATGCAAAATCCATCAACATTGCTTGAATAGAGTATATCCATAGCATCTATTATTAGGGCTGCATCCGTAGAATTTTTGCCTGTAGTATAACTATATTGTTGTATTGGACTAATAGAATAATTAAGCAATACATTCTTCCATGAAGCTAGTTGAGGCTTGGTCCAATCCCCATAAATTCTTTTATATGTAGGTGTTCCATGATTTGAAATTTCGTCAATTATATACCTTATATATTTATCAGACACATTGTCAGCATCAATCAAAACTGCAATTTTCATATCCTTTTCCATCTTTATCTCCTTTACACCTTAATGTCTTTAACTTATTTTATAATAAATCTATTAACTCATTACTTTAAAATAACATACTAATTATAACATTCTACAAAATTCCAAATATTCCTTCTATATTTCAATAATTAACTATTATCCTGGTTTTAAATTTCGCTACTCGTTTCATCTGTTCGCTTTGTTATAATTTTCATTAAAAATAGTTTAATTATACCAGCAATAGGTACAGATAAAAGCATTCCAATTATACCTGCTAAACTGCCCCCGATA from the Clostridium sp. CM027 genome contains:
- a CDS encoding homoserine dehydrogenase is translated as MEKVKIAILGFGNVGTGVWKILHENRKEIMKRSNYEIEVAKILVKDINKKRDIDVPKEILTDSIDDIINDESIKIVVELIGGRKEAKEYMIRAMKAKKHIVTANKLVIANWSEELFKTAEEENVLFYYEASVAGGIPIIREINESLTANRIEQIIGIINGTTNYILSKMTMDGISFDEALKEAQEKGYAESDPTSDVDSFDAVYKLAIMSSLAFGTKVDHDCIYREGIRSISDIDIEYAKKFGYTIKLLAIAKEENNKLELRVHPTMIPSSHPMANVADAFNAIMIKGNAVGELMLYGKGAGDLPTGSAVVGDIISILRNNVKPSDARALSDEGDFKRVKKSEENESEFYIRLNVKDKAGVLGDTAKIFGNNNVSIVSVTQDVMLENYVILAFITHKSEEKNIRNSLEKIKELENVNKIESIIRIESFN
- a CDS encoding aspartate kinase; this translates as MEVIVAKFGGSSVCDSKQFQKVKDIVLSDVRRRYVVPSAPGKRNKGDYKITDLLYLCHEHVKKSLPFDELFKLIEERYTVLCSELKISIDMSKHLRELKEKIINGASEEFVASRGEYFNALILAEYLGYEFIDAAEIIFLKKSGRLDEKATYDAVKTRLSKVEKAVIPGFYGSSKDGEIRTFSRGGSDITGAIIARGVGAKLYENWTDVSGLLMADPSIVNNPKLIEEVTYKELRELSYMGANVFHEEAVFPVKNHGIAINIKNTNKPTDNGTFILSNKSEIKVGNITGIAGKKDFTVIAMEKTLMNKDIGYRRRILSILESNNVSFEHIPSGIDSISLVIDDSELENKIDEILEEIENQCSPDSLIIHPNMALMSVVGEGIIRTKGISAKVLSALSKYDINIRMINQGSSELSIIIGIENEDLENAIRAVYKAFEN
- a CDS encoding NYN domain-containing protein; this translates as MEKDMKIAVLIDADNVSDKYIRYIIDEISNHGTPTYKRIYGDWTKPQLASWKNVLLNYSISPIQQYSYTTGKNSTDAALIIDAMDILYSSNVDGFCIVSSDSDFTKLAARLREAGMYVIGMGEKKTPKPFISACEKFKYLEVLASMAPRHTEIATVKGAQIQEESKGGMISPGKLVEAIKTIITEISDEDGWAFLGELGSTLNKRYPDFDTRNYGYAKLTPFVASLKYFEIRSTKTSNPSISLKYIRNKEC
- a CDS encoding homocysteine S-methyltransferase family protein; amino-acid sequence: MVDIVCRKINFNNFLLFDGAMGTMLQKYGIKMGELPESYNILHPEIIEKIHGEYLDAGSDVITTNTFGANSYKLKDTQYTVEGIVGSAVRIARKAAGDNLVALDIGPIGQLMEPLGTLSFNNAYEAFAEQIKIGSREGADIILIETMSDIYEAKAAILAAKENSSLPIVCTMSYQGDERTLTGTDPITMVNVLQGLGVDAIGVNCSLGPNEMLPIITKILKYSSIPVIVQPNAGLPKLVNGDAVFDVQAHEFAQYAKIMAEMGVTIFGGCCGTACEHITAIKAELKKLKPVRRDVKRITAVSSPSLTVVLGGQIKIIGERINPTGKKKLKEALKNNNMDYILYEAINQRDAGADILDVNVGLPEIDEHEVMIRTIKELQSVINLPLQIDSVRCDVIESAVRIYNGKPLINSVNGKDEVMASIFPIVKKYGACVIGLTIDKDGIPKTAEGRLKIAQKIVQKAEEYGIDKSDIIIDCLVLTASAQQSEIKETIRAVELVKSNLGVKTTLGVSNVSFGLPQRELLNRTFLAAALTAGLDAPILNPLSPDMMATINAFNVLWNKDKASKKYIDAYSSFEGKPVGKEVVNAKDLNQTIIDGLKEESSKITKELLKTMSELEVVNKYLIPSLDIVGQKYESGEIFLPQLLQSAEAVKKSFEVIKERMMASTDKKLSKGTIVLATVKGDIHDIGKNIVKILLENYGFEVIDLGKDVHEDIVVNAVRSGNIKLVGLSALMTTTVRSMGETIKALRDNNLDCTVLVGGAVLNEEYAKMIGADYYAKDATQTVKFARKLFECE